The proteins below come from a single Deltaproteobacteria bacterium genomic window:
- a CDS encoding TolC family protein: MPASGVLRCLVLCGGLALGGCATMATFTRPEGDGGWSAARRQEELGQRAAVAGVVFNATPVAVTEPTPSIPSQLNLAAALALAATHNRLIAEADTFVASAGEHVVDVRGRLLPNTTGQGRYTWYTDSLTTSAALPPGLLPAAPPSFDIKTRDAGFGTVNGTLSLPIDLSGELRHALSAAQAGYRGEQARAWATNLEQQTLVVRSYFDLLEALRLREVTQQTLALYREQLATAQSRFDNGRVTKNQLLVVQVALRNAEQQLLQRDLAIERARWTLNQVIGVAIDAATDVEDVTSNPEVPGVDEALRMSHTNNPALRSLLEEQQRFEETVSSLERSRLPRFAAGGAVDYSSSNIVEPQRVGSGFTGFSWDLGTDWRREAQIADAKVAADRNRIVVERTLREIEAAIRSTQLAAQERLAAFTTAATAVGQAEENLRIRQQQFEVGRADSEDVLEANALLAQQRAVLATALYQAHTRRAELQQLIGLPLDELVLQSR; the protein is encoded by the coding sequence CAGCAGTTGCCGGCGTCGTCTTCAATGCCACGCCCGTTGCCGTGACCGAACCCACGCCGTCAATCCCCTCACAACTCAACCTCGCGGCTGCTCTCGCGCTTGCAGCGACGCACAACCGACTCATCGCGGAAGCCGACACCTTCGTGGCTTCCGCAGGCGAGCATGTCGTCGACGTGCGTGGGCGACTGCTGCCGAACACGACGGGACAGGGGCGCTACACTTGGTATACGGATTCGCTCACCACCAGCGCCGCCCTGCCTCCTGGACTGTTGCCGGCAGCCCCGCCTTCTTTCGATATCAAGACTCGCGATGCCGGCTTCGGCACCGTGAACGGCACGCTGAGTCTGCCCATCGATCTCTCCGGCGAGTTGCGTCACGCGCTCTCGGCGGCGCAAGCGGGTTATCGCGGCGAGCAGGCGCGGGCGTGGGCAACCAACCTCGAGCAGCAGACGCTGGTGGTGCGGTCGTATTTCGACTTGCTCGAAGCGCTGCGCCTGCGCGAGGTCACCCAACAGACTCTCGCCCTCTATCGCGAGCAGCTGGCCACCGCGCAGAGCCGTTTCGACAACGGACGGGTCACCAAAAATCAACTGCTGGTCGTGCAAGTCGCGTTGCGCAACGCCGAACAGCAGCTGCTCCAGCGTGACCTGGCGATCGAGCGCGCGCGCTGGACGCTCAATCAGGTCATCGGCGTCGCCATCGACGCCGCCACCGACGTCGAAGACGTGACCAGCAATCCCGAAGTACCCGGCGTCGATGAGGCGCTGCGGATGTCGCACACCAACAATCCAGCACTGCGCTCGCTCCTCGAAGAACAACAGCGTTTCGAAGAAACGGTGAGCTCACTCGAACGGAGTCGCCTACCGCGTTTTGCCGCGGGCGGCGCGGTCGACTACTCCAGTTCGAACATCGTCGAACCGCAACGCGTCGGCTCGGGGTTCACCGGCTTCAGCTGGGATCTCGGCACCGATTGGCGTCGCGAGGCACAGATCGCCGACGCCAAGGTGGCGGCTGACCGCAATCGCATCGTCGTCGAACGCACCCTGCGCGAAATCGAAGCCGCCATCCGCTCTACCCAGCTCGCCGCACAGGAACGTCTCGCCGCGTTTACCACCGCCGCCACCGCTGTCGGGCAAGCGGAAGAGAACCTCCGCATCCGCCAACAACAATTCGAGGTCGGCCGCGCGGACAGCGAAGACGTGCTCGAAGCCAATGCCCTACTCGCGCAACAACGAGCGGTGCTCGCGACCGCGCTGTACCAAGCCCACACCCGTCGCGCCGAGTTGCAGCAATTGATCGGCCTGCCTCTCGACGAACTGGTTTTGCAATCGAGGTGA
- a CDS encoding ABC transporter ATP-binding protein, with protein sequence MSTEFVIELRGLRKRYDARQALSGVDLTLAGQQIVGVVGPDGAGKTTLIRALAGLLNVEAETARVLGFDVRRDVTELKAQTGYVPQSFGLHRDLSVMENLRFTARLQRLRDPEFTNRATDLLARTGLAPFVKRPAGALSGGMKQKLAIANALLLKPALLLLDEPTAGVDVLARSEIWTMLEQERSAALILISTSYLDEAARCDRLVYLDAGCVVATGTPSELRTGVPLELYRAWGDDPRAIVRAARCLPYVGSARATGRFARIEVPKRSAPGDARVLRELMALPGVGVQFAEHLPLDMESTLLALARGVPA encoded by the coding sequence ATGTCTACTGAGTTCGTGATCGAGCTGCGCGGACTGCGCAAACGATACGACGCACGTCAGGCGCTGAGCGGCGTGGACCTCACGCTTGCGGGACAGCAGATCGTCGGTGTCGTCGGGCCCGACGGCGCCGGCAAGACGACGTTGATTCGGGCCCTCGCTGGACTGCTCAATGTCGAAGCCGAGACGGCGCGGGTCCTCGGTTTCGACGTCCGCCGCGACGTCACTGAACTGAAGGCGCAGACCGGCTACGTGCCGCAGAGTTTCGGACTCCACCGCGACCTGTCGGTGATGGAAAATCTGCGCTTTACAGCGCGGCTGCAACGCCTCCGCGATCCCGAGTTCACGAATCGGGCAACCGATTTGTTGGCGCGCACCGGACTCGCACCCTTCGTCAAGCGCCCGGCCGGCGCGCTCTCCGGTGGCATGAAGCAGAAACTCGCCATCGCCAACGCGCTGTTGCTCAAGCCGGCGCTTCTGCTGTTGGATGAACCGACCGCGGGCGTCGACGTACTGGCACGCAGCGAGATCTGGACGATGCTGGAGCAGGAGCGCAGCGCGGCGCTGATCCTCATCAGCACCAGCTACCTCGATGAAGCGGCGCGCTGCGATCGCCTGGTCTACCTCGACGCCGGTTGCGTGGTGGCCACCGGTACTCCGAGCGAACTGCGCACCGGAGTGCCGTTGGAGTTGTACCGCGCATGGGGTGACGATCCACGGGCGATCGTGCGTGCCGCGCGCTGCTTGCCCTACGTTGGCAGCGCCCGTGCGACCGGTCGATTCGCGCGCATCGAAGTGCCGAAACGCAGCGCGCCGGGAGACGCGCGCGTGCTGCGCGAGCTGATGGCCCTACCCGGTGTCGGTGTCCAATTCGCGGAGCATCTACCCCTCGACATGGAATCCACGCTGCTGGCCCTCGCGCGCGGAGTTCCCGCATGA
- a CDS encoding HlyD family efflux transporter periplasmic adaptor subunit → MSRRLPIALIVIAAAVGTGVWYVRRDHAPPHYTGFVEGEERVIRSEVAGRVLEVKFAEGANVPADAVIAVLDDSDIQARLRSKREEVGVIDAEVQMQQERIELVQGTWQRDLNARTAELRQSESALENSERTLTREQALVKTGASTAQVLDDNRSRVDQARSARDRARELLARVQAEERTIAVARHELTTFQQKRDLALAQVNELQVALAKCTVHAPAVPTIGQTQFIWPGEFAQPGSALFALLDPTDKYVQIYVPVSDVGRISLGQRVAIELDSRPGQRTPGEVRFIAETANFTPEKIETRSDRMGQVYRVKIRILEGVEQFQPGTEGNVYLSTPSA, encoded by the coding sequence ATGTCTCGCCGTCTTCCGATCGCCTTGATCGTCATCGCTGCCGCTGTCGGCACCGGCGTGTGGTATGTGCGCCGTGATCACGCGCCGCCGCACTACACCGGATTCGTTGAAGGCGAGGAACGCGTCATTCGCAGCGAGGTTGCCGGTCGCGTGCTGGAGGTGAAGTTCGCCGAAGGCGCGAACGTGCCGGCCGATGCGGTCATCGCCGTGCTCGACGATAGCGACATCCAGGCCCGTCTCAGATCTAAACGCGAAGAAGTCGGCGTGATCGACGCGGAAGTGCAGATGCAGCAGGAGCGCATCGAGCTGGTGCAGGGTACGTGGCAGCGTGACCTCAACGCGCGCACCGCCGAGTTGCGCCAATCCGAATCGGCGCTCGAGAACTCTGAGCGCACACTCACTCGCGAGCAAGCGCTGGTGAAGACCGGTGCCAGCACGGCACAGGTACTCGATGACAACCGCTCGCGCGTCGATCAAGCACGCAGCGCCCGCGACCGCGCTCGCGAGTTGCTGGCCCGGGTGCAAGCGGAAGAACGCACCATCGCGGTGGCGCGCCATGAACTGACTACGTTTCAACAAAAGCGCGACCTTGCTCTCGCCCAAGTCAACGAGCTGCAGGTCGCGCTCGCAAAATGCACCGTGCATGCGCCGGCAGTGCCGACGATCGGGCAGACCCAGTTCATCTGGCCGGGCGAGTTCGCGCAGCCGGGCAGCGCGCTGTTCGCGCTCCTCGACCCGACAGACAAATACGTCCAGATCTACGTCCCGGTATCCGACGTCGGCCGCATCAGCCTCGGGCAACGCGTCGCGATCGAACTCGACAGCCGACCCGGCCAACGCACGCCGGGCGAAGTCCGTTTCATCGCCGAGACGGCGAATTTCACACCGGAGAAAATCGAAACCCGCAGCGATCGCATGGGCCAGGTCTACCGCGTGAAGATCCGCATTCTCGAGGGTGTCGAGCAGTTTCAGCCCGGGACCGAGGGCAACGTCTACTTATCGACGCCGTCTGCCTGA